A window of Chrysemys picta bellii isolate R12L10 unplaced genomic scaffold, ASM1138683v2 scaf10, whole genome shotgun sequence genomic DNA:
CGAGGGACCAACCAAAGCCACCCCCAGGGGCCAGGCGGGAACAGTGTCCCGGCCTGGGTGCTCGGATATCGGACCCTGTTTTTCCTGTGGGAAATATGGCCATTTGCAGCAAGACTGCACCGAGATGGATTGTAGCTTCGGATAGTTCTGCACGGGAGAAGCCCGGGCCCGACCCTCACAAGGCGCCAAGATTACTGTGCCAGTAGTTGTCGAGGATTGCCTAACCATGGCCCTAATTGACTCAGGCTGTGATCAGACGCTTGTTTGCCAAAGCCTAGGCCTCCAGGCTGACCCACGCCTGGGGGCGATCCGTCTACAATGCATTCACGGCAACATACGACCTTACCCCAGTGCCCAAGCCCAACTGACCGTGGATGGGGTCACACGATCTATGGTCGACCTGGTTCCTCGGCTCGCCTACCCGGTGATCCTGGGGTGGGACTGGCCAATTTTCCTGGAAGTCCTCCGCTCCAATGTCGACGAGAGGCCCGCAACTACCCCAGTACTGGAAGGGAGCCTCCCTGAGACCCagtcagagggggaggaggcaccaGACCCCAACGGACGGGAAGAAGAGCCAGAGGACTCCCCTCCAGAAGCTGCTGCTTAACCCCTGCTTCACACTGACTTTTGTCGTAACCAAAGGGCAAATCCCACCCTCAGTCATGCTTACGAGCGACTAGCCACGGTCGATGGGGCCGACTTTGACCCGCACCGGGCGAAGCAGTGGCCACACTTCGAACTGGGACAGGATCGGTTCTATCGGGTAGAACGGGACCCGCGCATTGGAGAACCCCAGAGCCAACCAGTCGTGTCACCGGCGGGCAGGAATCAAACTCGCCCACGACATCCCGGCTGTTGGGCACTTGGGGCCACAAGAAGACTCTAGCCCAGATACTGACATGCTTCTTCTGGCCCAGCGTGCATCAGGAAGTAGGGAACTATTGAAACTGCTGTCGAGAGTGCCAGCTAGCCGAACCCCCGCGGACACCCAAGTCCCAGTTCGTTCCCATGCCCATCGTCGAAACGCTCTTTGAACGCGTGGCCATGGACGTGGTGGGGCCCCTCATGAAAAGCATCATGCGATTTCAGTATGTGTTGGTCCTAGTAGATTATGCTACCCATTTCTTGGAGGCAGTATACCTGCGGAGCATCACCAGCCGAACCACTGAGGGCGAGCCAGTGAAGGTCTTTGCTCGTGTAGGCCTGCCCCGGGAGATTCTCATGGATCAGGGCTCAAGACACGCAGAGCCACGACTTTAACAATGGAGACTGGGTCCTGCTTCTCCTGCCCTCGAGCGGGTCCAAGCTACTGTCCCGCTGGCGGGGCCCCTACGACGTGGTCCGGAAGGTGGGGCCCGTCACCTATGATGTCAACCAACCGGACTGACATAAGAAAGACCACGCCCTGCTTCAGTGGATGAATAAAATGAAAGACAATAATATGAGAATACAGCAATGGTACCTGGCATTCCAGCCCTATGCCTTTACGGTTCACCATAGGGCAGGCAAGAACCACGCTAATGCTGACTTCCTGTCATTCCTGGGAGGTGTGGAAGAGTCCAGCCACGAGGAGCGGAAGCCAGACTTAAGGGGGGTCTggctccccaccaccccagaggggatgagcctctctggacaccaaagtgaacagagccagcaaaccctgcgcccgcccctcagaggtcaaggcgcaggacaggaagtataaaagcccaaccccagagctcgcTTGAAACTCAGGCACTGGAGAGACCAGACGCCTGTGGCGTATCTCCCAGTGGGGAGACCACGGTGATCAGCGGGCAACCCGAGGACAGGCCAGACCAGCCAACGCCTGATGCTAGCCCGAGCCCAGAGACGCTGCCATTCCTACTGCTCACCCATTACCCTgaggaactgccaggcctgcCGTTTGCCAGATACCCCAAGGAGCTGCCAAACCAACCgctcgccagctaccccgaggagcccatggtgtgAGACCCCGTGTAGGATGCCATCCGGATCCAAGTACCTCTAACGGAGGAGGtgggaagtagcccgggggcagccgactctagtctggctgcaacactaccagagccaatgtcagtgtgttgcggtcaggatccccactgacacagcagcgggtctttTGCCACTGctggggccccgggctgggacacagtggagtgggtgggcctgcgtctcCTCTGCCACGCATCTTGCAGATGGCAATCTCCCCGTCTCCTcggctgctcagagccaggagcctggggtttCCTGTTCAAccgtttgctcagcccctgcctgagcgcctgagctactgactgtttgttgccctgccctgacccaggtcCTGGGCCTGCTAATATTGAACTTGTTTGCTTGtctcctgcctgagggcctgagccactgaCTGTTTGCTgacctgccctgacccaggaccTGAGCCTGCTAATACTGAACCTGTTTGCTCAGCTTccgcctgagggcctgagccactcACTGTTTGCTGAcctgctctgacccagggcctgggactGCTAATACTTAACCTGTTTGCTGAactcctgcctgagggcctgagctactgaccGTTCGCCACAAGCCAGGCTAATTCCCCGACACCCCTGACCAAAGTAGCGAGGTGGtctggctccccgccaccccggagggGTGCAAGCCCCAGCCGAATCGCCGTACATATCCATCAAAAATATAAAGCATAAACATTGAGTTCTGACACTCCTAAGTAATATGCGCTCAGTGTTCTGCAGTCGCTCACCCAACTTAGGTCAACAGTGACCAACCTGTGACCAATGCTGGCAACTAGAAACAACAAAACGCCCCTTGGTAAGTGACTGTGAGAAGCAACCCAGGGACTATAGGCAATTTCAGGAGGAACAAACATGCCCAGAATGTCAATAATGTTCATGACCCAACCATATGTTGTCAGAACCAGGATCTCACCTGGAGTGGCTCTTACAAGCTAAGAGGGCTGCAGCATGGGCAGGATTTCAAAAAGCAACCCCCAAAATTCTGCATATGCTACAGGGGTTAAGGAGGGATGCTTTTCCCATACAGTCAGTGCTGTCCCCAATGTCCCAGTGTGGCACTAAGGGCACAGTCCCCTTGCAGTCAATGCTGACCCCACAGTCCCCTTGCAGTCAATGCTGACCCAAATAccccagcagaatgtattttctgtggggaaaaaaattctgcgTGGCACATGAATTCTGCGTGttacagtggcgcagaattccccaggagtacCCCTTGGAGTCGGGGCTGGCCCAAATGCCCCAGCACGGTGCTGTGCTGCAATGAATCCTGGATTTCACATTAGAAACAAGCAACTCATTGGCCCTGCTTCTCACTAAACATCCCCAAGCACTTTCTCTCATCACTGGGGTATGTTTCCCCAGTCACCTGGCCAAACACTCTCTTCAGTTATTCCATTCTGCCCCATCATCTAAAATCCACTTATATTTTCTTTGGACACAGGATTCCTGAATCACTTCCTGGTACCCACCTgccccactccagaggtggctgcagttgATCAATCACGGCCGTTCTGTCCCTAAAGCTCTTATGCTGTTTAACCAACTGGGTGTCTGTTTCCAAACACCTTGGCTCCTCCCCAACAGTCCCACCCGGCCGgaccagatccccctccccctgtgtgtGCACAGCCTCATGAGGACACAGATTTGAGGATAAATAAGCCCCAGTGGTTGCTCCCTTGCTGTTATTCTCAGCATTGGAGGCTTCCTGTTTGCTCCAGCATCCTCCGTTCACCTTCGTGCTGAACCGAGAGACACGACTCTGAGTGTGCCCAGGAGTAGGGCAGGTGAGTCTGTGCTACCCAGGGCCCCACTGCCTCCGAGCTAGGGACAGAGGGGTCCAGGGAGTGAATGAAGGGGAAGAACAACGGGAATTGGGATCAATCTAAATAATTACCCATCTACTACCATTTCCACAGACGCCACTCttagagctggggagggaaacCAGGAGTAcagactcccagccccctctcctcccccactccagtccactagaccccactgccctcttagAGATAGGGTCAGctggtggaactctttgccagacgacgttgtgaaggccaagactataactgttttcaaaaaagaactagataagttcatggaagacagATCCACCAATGACTATTAGcaaggatgggaagggatggtgtccctatcctctgtttgccgtAATCTggagtgggcaacaggggatagatcacttgataatcacctgttctgttcattccctctggggcacctgcaattggccactgtgggaagacaggacactgggccagatggacctttggtctgacctagtctggctgttcttatgttcttatggttgaTGCTGATCAGGGAgctcagcagggagctggagcatGAACAGAAAAGACCAGGGGGCTGTATTTCTTAATGGGGATCTAGGCTGATGTAGGGAGCTACCTCCTGCTGTCTGGATTTAGGTggctgggactggaagggagccaGTGCCCTCTAGAAGGGAAAAACCCCAGATCCCGTTTCCTATAACtctctcctgggggggggggtttcccttCCAGCTGCTGCAATGCTGGGacttctccctgccctcccctgcctgctcctcctctccctgccggGCTTCAACTCTGGCTCCAATGACGACGGCACCGTGGTGCTCACCACCAGTGGCCCCATCCGGGGCAAGCGCCTCCAGGCAGGCTCCAGCACAGTGACGGCCTTCCTGGGCATCCCCTACGCCCAGCCCCCCGTGGGGACCTTGCGCTTCCAGAAACCGCTTCCCCACCAGCCCTGGAGCCAAATCCTGGAAACCACCAGCTTCGGCAATGTCTGCCACCAGCATCCGATTCCTACTTACCCTGAGGACGAATTATTCACACCCACAAGGCCACAGTCTGAGGACTGCCTCTTCCTCAATATCTGGGTGCCCCATCCCCGGCCCCCTGCACCGGCCCCAATCCTCATCTGGATCCACGGTGGTGGGTTCTTCTCAGGTGCAGCCTCCCTCAAGATCTATGATGGGCGCTTCTTAGCCGCCACTGAGAACGTGATCGTGGCCTCCATGAACTAccggctgggggcgctgggcttCCTGTCTCTGCCCCCGGCCGCCCCGGGGAATGCCGGCCTGTGGGACCAGCGCCTGGCGCTGCGCTGGCTGCGGGATAATGCAGCCGCCTTTGGAGGGGAGCCAGCCCATGTGATGCTTTACGGCCTTGGCTCTGGGGCTGCATCAGTCGGCttccacctcctctccctggggagCCGGCCCCTTTTCACCCGCGCCATGCTGCAGAGCGGATCCCCGACAGCACCCTGGGCTTGGATTTCGCTTGAGGAGGccaaggagagaggccagaggcTGGGCCAGCTGCTGGGCTGCGCCGATAGCGATGACACGGCCCTGGTGGGCTGTCTGCAGGTGAAGgaacctggggagttccccaaacACGAGTTCTCCGTCTTGCGCCACAGGgagctgctgggaatgccctTTGTGCCGACAACAGATGGGGATTTCCTGCCTGATTCACCATCAAGACTCCTGCAGGCTAAGCAGAGCCAGCCTATACCCATCGCAGCTGGTTTCACTGCCGACGAAGGCTCCTACATACTACTCTTTGGTGCCCCCACCTTACACCTCCAGAACGCCAGCAACGTCGGTatggaggagctgctgcaggtgtTGAAGCTCATGGTGCCAGGGGCACCAGAAGGGGCCGTCCAGACTGTGGCTTGGTGGTACAGCCAGGAGGGGGTGAAGCAAGGCAAGGCACAGTATCGATGGGCCATGGAACAAATTGTTGGTGACTACCTCTTTGTGTGCCCAGTAGCCGAGCTGACTAGGCGGGGAGCAGAGGCCGGCAATCCCGTGTTTGCCTACAGCTTCAACCAGCGCCCCAGTGGATTGTCTACAACGGAATGGACAGGGGTGCCACATGGCTCTGAGCTCCCCTATCAGTTCGGAACTCTGTGGTCCCTGGCAGGAGCCAACTCCACGCACACAGAGGCTGAGGAAGTCCTGAGCCGCACGGTGATGCAGTGGACTGCGGAGTTTGCCAGGACCGGGTAAGGGAATcccccactatcctctgatcccctgAGCCAGACCATGAGAGCAGCTGTCACTCTTTGGCCAGGGGAACACAACATCCAGGAAGACCCGGCTCAATGCCATGGCAAAGAACAGGTCCCTTTGGAAAATAGTTAATCTAACTGTTGAAGCTCATGACCTAGAGCTGATCTTACTTCAGGGAGATAAAATCTTAGCTCCCTGAGTCCAAGTTAGTGATAATTCCCTTCTTCCCTCACCAGGATATCGGTGATCCCACAAATACATGCATCCTCATTCAAGGAAACATGACTTTTAGCTAGTAGCCAATGATCTCAAAGCTCTGCGTGCCCTTTCCCAACTCGGCCAGATAAGCTGAGAGGATGTGTCCATGCTACAAACACTGTACAGGTCTGGCTACGTCAACTCATCATGTCAATACAGcctgcagcaaccagggccggctcttggcaccagcaaaacaagctggtgcttggggcagcacatttttaggggtggcatggccgacgccagaatgccgcccctgccgcccctgccgcccctaaaaatttGCCCCGGCCGCCATAGCTCACCTCAGCGATTCACGCGCtactgctcgccctccctcccaggctctcaaacctggaagggagggggagatcacgAGCATccgcggtgcgcgaaacagctgattcgcgtgccgctgctccccctacctcccaggcttgagagcctggggggaggagcagggctggggatttgggggaaggggcggagttgaggcggggccgggggtggggtaagaaaaaaacttgggaggggggcggccaaaattgtttttgcttggggcggcaaaaatcctagagctggccctggcagcaaCAAAAGGGGTTGCTCCATCAGTGGGGGAACATCACCTGCCCAAAAATCAGAAGCGAAGTTAACAATAGCGTCTTTCCATTCACATAACTACAGCTACCCTAGGGGCTAGGTCACACAGCTGTGGCAGTCAGGTGTTTGGCTTTTTCCACATCTCTAACTGAgataagtgaggttcttacccacgaaagcttatgctcccagtacttctgttagtctcaaaggtgccacaggaccctctgttgctttttgagaTAACTGTGGCAATTTAACATTTAAGCCTACACCTGGCCTTAGCTACCAATAGATACTCCCTTCCACCCAAAACAAGCAAGGAAGACTCCAAAAGaaatctttaaaattaaaacattccCCGTTTTCATCTTAACCACCCAGTTTGGATCCATTCGCTCCCAAATTAGGGAAGTGAAGAAgacagctgtgaaaatttaaaagatAATAATCAACAcatagaagaaaggggaagctgatactaatgaatataaatcagacattaggaattgtagaaaattgagaagagaagcaaagagacacatagagaaatctatggccagcagagttaaggacaataaggagttctTTGAATATATTAGGAAACTAGAATTCTGACTATGagattggtccattactagctggaaatggcagaattatcaatCGTAAGGCAGAACTGTTCAATAAATAATTCtgctctgtatttggggaaaaaccaGATACTATAGTTTCATTGCATGGGGATGATAACACTTTTtctattccactagtatctctggaggatgttacatagaagctactaaagttagtaCAAGTGAGTGAGGCCATCTTAAATGAGGGCAAATGGTGGCTTCAGACAACCTTCCTGTTTAGAGCCTCCTATTGGTGCCCCCATAATCCCTAACACATCAGTGGCCTTccctatccccaccccccacacacacacatattgttcagttccccactctgccccttccaatGTCTCTGAGCACAAAGGAAGTCCATATTCCCTGAGGGAAGTGTGGCTTCAGTCCCAGTCCAAACAATGGGAAACAGTGGACATCTTTCCTAGTGGGGGTCTCTCTTTGGAAAGGGCCGTACGCCATTGGTAGCCATCATGACTCATGACAGCCTGTGGCTTCAATGTCATCATGATCAATGGGAAATAGCAGCCATCTTTATAAAGGGAAACCTGTAGCATCAACCCATATGTGgagaactggcagaagcagccaTCTTAACTTAGGGCAGCCTGTGTCTTCATACTTTTTGGAAGCAATAGGggatggcagccattttggaaaGGAGCCAAACTTTGCAAATTGGCTCCTAATGACCCTTGCCTCCAGGATGTCACACTTTGGCAGGAGCAAGTTCTCAGCCTTTCCAAGCCAAGGTACTAACCTCTATGTGGTGTGTTTAATTTCTCCCCAGGATGCATACAGGGGATGAGGGCTGAGGAAGGAAGTGGACCCACTATGACCCCAAAAAGCAAAACTTCTTCCACGTCAAAATTAAGTTGGCCCAAATTAAGGAGATGCCCCTTAGGCAACGCTGCAGCCTCCTAGCATTGCTGCTCGCAAAGAAGCCGAGCCCCACAGGTGAGCATCAGCAGGGTGAGCGGACAGCATCCCTAGAGAGGAACGGTCTggtgttccccctccctctgagccagccactccccccTCACTCCTGGGGTTGGATTGGAGCTGGCGCCCCACAAAGGGGAAGGACCCCAGATCACATTCCCATTTCCATGGCATCTCCTGGCCTCCTAGAGGTTCCCCATTCTCCTGCCTGGGGGAGATCTCACATCCCCTGAGGACTCCACAACCCATCTGCTGCAGGAAGCCACAGGTTCTGACCTATCTTCACTGGGTAGGATGATGACGCCCGTGTTTCCTGTACCAGCCCAACACCAAGTGCCCCCATTCCAGCTGAGGGGGCTTGAGCTCAGAGAGGGATTCccagcagggtgagtggggatggagggatggatccAGTGACAGAGGGGCCTGGGGGCAGGTGGCCTGTAATGTCACTGAAGAGAAAAGAGgcaatgaaagaaaaaaacacaacTGACTCTGGGGAGGGGCGCAG
This region includes:
- the LOC101945279 gene encoding acetylcholinesterase-like — translated: MLGLLPALPCLLLLSLPGFNSGSNDDGTVVLTTSGPIRGKRLQAGSSTVTAFLGIPYAQPPVGTLRFQKPLPHQPWSQILETTSFGNVCHQHPIPTYPEDELFTPTRPQSEDCLFLNIWVPHPRPPAPAPILIWIHGGGFFSGAASLKIYDGRFLAATENVIVASMNYRLGALGFLSLPPAAPGNAGLWDQRLALRWLRDNAAAFGGEPAHVMLYGLGSGAASVGFHLLSLGSRPLFTRAMLQSGSPTAPWAWISLEEAKERGQRLGQLLGCADSDDTALVGCLQVKEPGEFPKHEFSVLRHRELLGMPFVPTTDGDFLPDSPSRLLQAKQSQPIPIAAGFTADEGSYILLFGAPTLHLQNASNVGMEELLQVLKLMVPGAPEGAVQTVAWWYSQEGVKQGKAQYRWAMEQIVGDYLFVCPVAELTRRGAEAGNPVFAYSFNQRPSGLSTTEWTGVPHGSELPYQFGTLWSLAGANSTHTEAEEVLSRTVMQWTAEFARTG